A single region of the Brassica rapa cultivar Chiifu-401-42 chromosome A03, CAAS_Brap_v3.01, whole genome shotgun sequence genome encodes:
- the LOC103861195 gene encoding CTP synthase isoform X1, with product MKYVVVSGGVVSGLGKGVTASSIGLILKSCGFRVTAIKIDPYLNIDAGTMSPIEHGEVFVLDDGGEVDLDLGNYERFMDIKLTSENNITTGKVYKHVLEKERKGDYLGKTVQVVPQITDAIQEWIERAARIPVDGQSGPADVCVIELGGTIGDIESMPFINALGQFSYRVGTENFCLIHVSLVPVLNVVGEQKTKPTQHSVRDLRGLGLSPNILACRSAKPLEDNVKAKLSQFCQVPMENVVTLYDCPNIWHIPLLLKEQKAHEAILRVLNLTGVAKEPALEEWSLMAKMSDKLHVPVRIAVVGKYTELLDSYLSIHKALLHASVARRKKLVIDWISASDLELGAKKENPDAYKAVWKLLKGADGILVPGGFGNRGVQGKILAAKYARENKVPYLGICLGMQLAVIEYARTVLGLSDANSTELDPNTKSPCVVFMPEGSKTHMGGTMRLGSRRTYFQAKDSKSAKLYGNRSFVDERHRHRYEVNPAMVPRLESAGLTFPGKDESGQRMEIIELPNHPFYVGAQFHPEYKSRPGKPSPLFLGLIGAACGELDNVLQQSCQETAVSRPQSNGKLERVYLKGAAKKPVSVVYSLCS from the exons atgaagtatgTGGTGGTTTCAGGTGGAGTAGTGAGTGGACTCGGAAAAGGAGTCACGGCAAGTAGCATCGGACTCATCCTCAAATCATGTGGTTTCCGAGTCACCGCCATTAAAATcg atcCTTACTTAAACATAGATGCTGGGACCATGTCACCTATTGAGCATGGTGAAGTTTTTGTCTTGGACGATGGTGGCGAG GTTGATCTTGATCTCGGGAACTATGAGAGGTTTATGGACATTAAGCTCACCAGTGAAAACAACATAACTACCGGAAAGGTTTATAAG CATGTGCTTGAGAAAGAGAGGAAAGGAGATTATCTTGGGAAAACTGTTCAG GTTGTTCCACAAATCACTGATGCTATTCAAGAATGGATTGAGCGTGCGGCTAGGATTCCAGTTGATGGACAGTCAGGTCCAGCTGATGTTTGTGTCATAGAACTTGGAGGAACCATAG GAGATATAGAGTCCATGCCTTTTATTAATGCTCTTGGACAGTTCTCCTATCGTGTAG gCACTGAGAATTTTTGCTTGATCCATGTCAGTCTTGTGCCTGTATTGAATGTTGTTGGTGAACAG AAGACTAAACCAACACAACATAGCGTTCGAGACTTAAGAGGCCTTGGCTTGAGCCCCAACATCTTGGCTTGTAGAAGCGCAAAG CCACTTGAAGATAACGTGAAGGCCAAGCTCTCTCAGTTTTGCCAAGTTCCG ATGGAAAACGTTGTCACTCTCTATGATTGCCCCAACATTTGGCACATTCCATTGCTTCTCAAA GAACAAAAGGCACACGAGGCGATTTTGCGTGTCCTGAACCTTACCGG AGTTGCCAAGGAGCCTGCACTAGAGGAGTGGTCTTTGATGGCTAAAATGAGCGACAAGTTGCATGTTCCA GTCAGAATTGCTGTGGTGGGGAAGTACACTGAGCTCTTAGATTCCTACCTTTCCATCCACAAG GCTCTCCTGCATGCTTCTGTGGCTAGGCGCAAGAAGCTAGTCATAGACTGGATCTCAGCTAGTGATCTTGAACTTGGAGCAAAAAAGGAG AATCCAGATGCATACAAGGCCGTCTGGAAGTTACTTAAG GGTGCTGATGGTATTCTTGTACCGGGAGGTTTTGGGAATAGAGGTGTACAAGGAAAGATACTAGCAGCTAAATACGCCAGAGAGAACAAAGTTCCATACCTTGGTATCTGTCTAGGTATGCAACTCGCTGTCATCGAGTATGCAAGAACCGTACTTGGTTTGTCAGACGCAAACAGCACTGAGCTTGATCCTAATACCAAAAGCCCTTGCGTTGTTTTCATGCCAGAg GGCTCTAAAACGCATATGGGAGGCACTATGAGGTTAGGCTCAAGAAGAACTTACTTCCAAGCTAAGGACTCCAAATCAGCAAAACT ATATGGGAACAGAAGTTTTGTTGATGAAAGACACCGGCACAGATATGAGGTGAATCCAGCAATGGTTCCACGTTTAGAGAGCGCTGGACTCACATTCCCTGGAAAAGACGAGTCCGGTCAGCGAATGGAGATCATTGAGCTGCCAAACCATCCGTTTTACGTTGGAGCTCAGTTCCATCCCGAGTACAAATCAAGACCTGGAAAGCCATCTCCTCTGTTTCTAG GACTAATTGGAGCGGCTTGTGGAGAGCTAGACAACGTACTGCAACAAAGCTGCCAAGAAACAGCTGTCTCGCGTCCTCAGTCCAATGGGAAGCTCGAGAGAGTTTACTTGAAAGGCGCAGCGAAGAAGCCAGTCAGTGTTGTATACAGTTTATGCTCATGA
- the LOC103861195 gene encoding CTP synthase isoform X2, with protein sequence MKYVVVSGGVVSGLGKGVTASSIGLILKSCGFRVTAIKIDAGTMSPIEHGEVFVLDDGGEVDLDLGNYERFMDIKLTSENNITTGKVYKHVLEKERKGDYLGKTVQVVPQITDAIQEWIERAARIPVDGQSGPADVCVIELGGTIGDIESMPFINALGQFSYRVGTENFCLIHVSLVPVLNVVGEQKTKPTQHSVRDLRGLGLSPNILACRSAKPLEDNVKAKLSQFCQVPMENVVTLYDCPNIWHIPLLLKEQKAHEAILRVLNLTGVAKEPALEEWSLMAKMSDKLHVPVRIAVVGKYTELLDSYLSIHKALLHASVARRKKLVIDWISASDLELGAKKENPDAYKAVWKLLKGADGILVPGGFGNRGVQGKILAAKYARENKVPYLGICLGMQLAVIEYARTVLGLSDANSTELDPNTKSPCVVFMPEGSKTHMGGTMRLGSRRTYFQAKDSKSAKLYGNRSFVDERHRHRYEVNPAMVPRLESAGLTFPGKDESGQRMEIIELPNHPFYVGAQFHPEYKSRPGKPSPLFLGLIGAACGELDNVLQQSCQETAVSRPQSNGKLERVYLKGAAKKPVSVVYSLCS encoded by the exons atgaagtatgTGGTGGTTTCAGGTGGAGTAGTGAGTGGACTCGGAAAAGGAGTCACGGCAAGTAGCATCGGACTCATCCTCAAATCATGTGGTTTCCGAGTCACCGCCATTAAAATcg ATGCTGGGACCATGTCACCTATTGAGCATGGTGAAGTTTTTGTCTTGGACGATGGTGGCGAG GTTGATCTTGATCTCGGGAACTATGAGAGGTTTATGGACATTAAGCTCACCAGTGAAAACAACATAACTACCGGAAAGGTTTATAAG CATGTGCTTGAGAAAGAGAGGAAAGGAGATTATCTTGGGAAAACTGTTCAG GTTGTTCCACAAATCACTGATGCTATTCAAGAATGGATTGAGCGTGCGGCTAGGATTCCAGTTGATGGACAGTCAGGTCCAGCTGATGTTTGTGTCATAGAACTTGGAGGAACCATAG GAGATATAGAGTCCATGCCTTTTATTAATGCTCTTGGACAGTTCTCCTATCGTGTAG gCACTGAGAATTTTTGCTTGATCCATGTCAGTCTTGTGCCTGTATTGAATGTTGTTGGTGAACAG AAGACTAAACCAACACAACATAGCGTTCGAGACTTAAGAGGCCTTGGCTTGAGCCCCAACATCTTGGCTTGTAGAAGCGCAAAG CCACTTGAAGATAACGTGAAGGCCAAGCTCTCTCAGTTTTGCCAAGTTCCG ATGGAAAACGTTGTCACTCTCTATGATTGCCCCAACATTTGGCACATTCCATTGCTTCTCAAA GAACAAAAGGCACACGAGGCGATTTTGCGTGTCCTGAACCTTACCGG AGTTGCCAAGGAGCCTGCACTAGAGGAGTGGTCTTTGATGGCTAAAATGAGCGACAAGTTGCATGTTCCA GTCAGAATTGCTGTGGTGGGGAAGTACACTGAGCTCTTAGATTCCTACCTTTCCATCCACAAG GCTCTCCTGCATGCTTCTGTGGCTAGGCGCAAGAAGCTAGTCATAGACTGGATCTCAGCTAGTGATCTTGAACTTGGAGCAAAAAAGGAG AATCCAGATGCATACAAGGCCGTCTGGAAGTTACTTAAG GGTGCTGATGGTATTCTTGTACCGGGAGGTTTTGGGAATAGAGGTGTACAAGGAAAGATACTAGCAGCTAAATACGCCAGAGAGAACAAAGTTCCATACCTTGGTATCTGTCTAGGTATGCAACTCGCTGTCATCGAGTATGCAAGAACCGTACTTGGTTTGTCAGACGCAAACAGCACTGAGCTTGATCCTAATACCAAAAGCCCTTGCGTTGTTTTCATGCCAGAg GGCTCTAAAACGCATATGGGAGGCACTATGAGGTTAGGCTCAAGAAGAACTTACTTCCAAGCTAAGGACTCCAAATCAGCAAAACT ATATGGGAACAGAAGTTTTGTTGATGAAAGACACCGGCACAGATATGAGGTGAATCCAGCAATGGTTCCACGTTTAGAGAGCGCTGGACTCACATTCCCTGGAAAAGACGAGTCCGGTCAGCGAATGGAGATCATTGAGCTGCCAAACCATCCGTTTTACGTTGGAGCTCAGTTCCATCCCGAGTACAAATCAAGACCTGGAAAGCCATCTCCTCTGTTTCTAG GACTAATTGGAGCGGCTTGTGGAGAGCTAGACAACGTACTGCAACAAAGCTGCCAAGAAACAGCTGTCTCGCGTCCTCAGTCCAATGGGAAGCTCGAGAGAGTTTACTTGAAAGGCGCAGCGAAGAAGCCAGTCAGTGTTGTATACAGTTTATGCTCATGA
- the LOC103861195 gene encoding CTP synthase 1 isoform X3 — translation MSPIEHGEVFVLDDGGEVDLDLGNYERFMDIKLTSENNITTGKVYKHVLEKERKGDYLGKTVQVVPQITDAIQEWIERAARIPVDGQSGPADVCVIELGGTIGDIESMPFINALGQFSYRVGTENFCLIHVSLVPVLNVVGEQKTKPTQHSVRDLRGLGLSPNILACRSAKPLEDNVKAKLSQFCQVPMENVVTLYDCPNIWHIPLLLKEQKAHEAILRVLNLTGVAKEPALEEWSLMAKMSDKLHVPVRIAVVGKYTELLDSYLSIHKALLHASVARRKKLVIDWISASDLELGAKKENPDAYKAVWKLLKGADGILVPGGFGNRGVQGKILAAKYARENKVPYLGICLGMQLAVIEYARTVLGLSDANSTELDPNTKSPCVVFMPEGSKTHMGGTMRLGSRRTYFQAKDSKSAKLYGNRSFVDERHRHRYEVNPAMVPRLESAGLTFPGKDESGQRMEIIELPNHPFYVGAQFHPEYKSRPGKPSPLFLGLIGAACGELDNVLQQSCQETAVSRPQSNGKLERVYLKGAAKKPVSVVYSLCS, via the exons ATGTCACCTATTGAGCATGGTGAAGTTTTTGTCTTGGACGATGGTGGCGAG GTTGATCTTGATCTCGGGAACTATGAGAGGTTTATGGACATTAAGCTCACCAGTGAAAACAACATAACTACCGGAAAGGTTTATAAG CATGTGCTTGAGAAAGAGAGGAAAGGAGATTATCTTGGGAAAACTGTTCAG GTTGTTCCACAAATCACTGATGCTATTCAAGAATGGATTGAGCGTGCGGCTAGGATTCCAGTTGATGGACAGTCAGGTCCAGCTGATGTTTGTGTCATAGAACTTGGAGGAACCATAG GAGATATAGAGTCCATGCCTTTTATTAATGCTCTTGGACAGTTCTCCTATCGTGTAG gCACTGAGAATTTTTGCTTGATCCATGTCAGTCTTGTGCCTGTATTGAATGTTGTTGGTGAACAG AAGACTAAACCAACACAACATAGCGTTCGAGACTTAAGAGGCCTTGGCTTGAGCCCCAACATCTTGGCTTGTAGAAGCGCAAAG CCACTTGAAGATAACGTGAAGGCCAAGCTCTCTCAGTTTTGCCAAGTTCCG ATGGAAAACGTTGTCACTCTCTATGATTGCCCCAACATTTGGCACATTCCATTGCTTCTCAAA GAACAAAAGGCACACGAGGCGATTTTGCGTGTCCTGAACCTTACCGG AGTTGCCAAGGAGCCTGCACTAGAGGAGTGGTCTTTGATGGCTAAAATGAGCGACAAGTTGCATGTTCCA GTCAGAATTGCTGTGGTGGGGAAGTACACTGAGCTCTTAGATTCCTACCTTTCCATCCACAAG GCTCTCCTGCATGCTTCTGTGGCTAGGCGCAAGAAGCTAGTCATAGACTGGATCTCAGCTAGTGATCTTGAACTTGGAGCAAAAAAGGAG AATCCAGATGCATACAAGGCCGTCTGGAAGTTACTTAAG GGTGCTGATGGTATTCTTGTACCGGGAGGTTTTGGGAATAGAGGTGTACAAGGAAAGATACTAGCAGCTAAATACGCCAGAGAGAACAAAGTTCCATACCTTGGTATCTGTCTAGGTATGCAACTCGCTGTCATCGAGTATGCAAGAACCGTACTTGGTTTGTCAGACGCAAACAGCACTGAGCTTGATCCTAATACCAAAAGCCCTTGCGTTGTTTTCATGCCAGAg GGCTCTAAAACGCATATGGGAGGCACTATGAGGTTAGGCTCAAGAAGAACTTACTTCCAAGCTAAGGACTCCAAATCAGCAAAACT ATATGGGAACAGAAGTTTTGTTGATGAAAGACACCGGCACAGATATGAGGTGAATCCAGCAATGGTTCCACGTTTAGAGAGCGCTGGACTCACATTCCCTGGAAAAGACGAGTCCGGTCAGCGAATGGAGATCATTGAGCTGCCAAACCATCCGTTTTACGTTGGAGCTCAGTTCCATCCCGAGTACAAATCAAGACCTGGAAAGCCATCTCCTCTGTTTCTAG GACTAATTGGAGCGGCTTGTGGAGAGCTAGACAACGTACTGCAACAAAGCTGCCAAGAAACAGCTGTCTCGCGTCCTCAGTCCAATGGGAAGCTCGAGAGAGTTTACTTGAAAGGCGCAGCGAAGAAGCCAGTCAGTGTTGTATACAGTTTATGCTCATGA